A part of Paenibacillus sp. sptzw28 genomic DNA contains:
- a CDS encoding glycosyltransferase, protein MRFASPRFKNKRAMKNSGVKVPVFIVPHGVNTKLFTPANKKLPVPGSRGKFIFVSVFGFQHRKNPEALLRAYWEEFSAADRTLLVIKTNGYAPFENERWIKNRIQIYKKRLGIRKKTAPVTIIARRLRPNQHKRIYTLGHVFVLPTRGEGVGLPFLESLSSGVPVHRYRLGRTYGFLKGE, encoded by the coding sequence ATGCGATTTGCGTCCCCTCGCTTCAAAAACAAACGGGCAATGAAAAACAGCGGCGTTAAGGTACCCGTATTCATCGTTCCTCACGGAGTCAACACCAAACTATTTACTCCCGCGAATAAGAAGCTGCCGGTACCCGGATCCAGAGGCAAATTTATCTTCGTGTCCGTGTTTGGCTTCCAACACCGCAAAAATCCGGAAGCATTGTTAAGGGCCTACTGGGAAGAATTCTCCGCCGCCGATCGGACACTTCTGGTCATCAAGACGAACGGCTATGCGCCTTTCGAGAATGAAAGATGGATCAAAAACCGAATTCAAATATACAAAAAGAGACTTGGTATCCGCAAAAAAACGGCGCCTGTTACGATTATTGCAAGGCGTCTGCGGCCGAATCAGCATAAACGGATTTATACGCTCGGACATGTATTTGTACTCCCTACAAGAGGCGAAGGAGTCGGTCTGCCGTTCCTCGAATCGTTATCCAGCGGCGTTCCCGTCCATCGCTACAGGCTGGGGCGGACATATGGATTTCTTAAGGGGGAATAA
- a CDS encoding cation acetate symporter → MSTALLLFLVIVAGTLVITYYASKKTKTASEFYTAGGGLTGWQNGLAIAGDYMSAASFLGIAGMIALFGFDGFFYSIGFLVAYLVVLYLVAEPLRNLGKYTMADMIAARFDNKKIRGVSALNSVVISIFYMIAQLVGAGALISLLIPALDYTSSVLIVGVLMTVYVVFGGMTATSWVQIIKCVLLIAGTLIISLIVLARFDFNILQMFSEMRTATPLKEAFLNPGNKFANGLDTISLNLALVLGTAGLPHILIRFFTVKDAPTARKSVVVATWVIGLFYVMTLFLGFGAAAFVGESAIVEANAAGNMAAPLLARALGGEFLFAFVSAVAFATILAVVAGLVLSAASAFAHDFYSHIVRKGKAKEKEQMKAAKLASVGVAVISILLALFAQKLNVAFLVALAFAVAASANLPVLVFTVFWRRFNTSGAVTGMLVGLLSALILVAVSPNVWSPDPGKAIFTGTPLITLTNPGIISIPLGFLGAFVGTFLSSKRNDAKFDEILVKANTGIRELT, encoded by the coding sequence ATGAGTACGGCGCTTCTGCTCTTTCTCGTCATTGTGGCCGGGACGCTTGTCATTACCTACTATGCTTCCAAAAAAACAAAAACGGCCAGCGAGTTTTACACAGCCGGGGGAGGACTGACGGGCTGGCAGAACGGACTGGCCATTGCCGGAGATTACATGTCGGCCGCTTCTTTCCTCGGCATTGCGGGAATGATCGCATTGTTCGGGTTCGACGGTTTCTTTTACAGCATCGGATTTCTGGTCGCTTATCTGGTCGTGCTCTATTTGGTGGCTGAACCGCTTCGGAACCTGGGTAAGTATACGATGGCGGACATGATCGCCGCCCGCTTCGATAACAAGAAGATCCGCGGTGTCTCGGCGCTGAACTCGGTGGTCATATCGATCTTCTATATGATCGCGCAGCTGGTCGGCGCCGGTGCGCTTATTTCGCTGCTGATCCCGGCCCTCGATTATACGAGCTCCGTACTCATCGTCGGCGTTCTGATGACCGTCTATGTGGTCTTCGGAGGAATGACCGCGACAAGCTGGGTGCAGATCATCAAATGCGTGCTCCTTATAGCCGGGACCTTGATTATTTCGCTGATAGTTCTCGCGAGGTTCGACTTCAATATCCTGCAAATGTTCAGTGAGATGCGGACAGCGACTCCGCTGAAGGAGGCGTTCCTGAACCCGGGCAATAAGTTCGCGAACGGACTCGACACCATTTCGCTTAATCTTGCCCTTGTATTGGGAACTGCGGGATTACCGCATATCCTGATTCGGTTCTTCACGGTCAAGGACGCGCCGACAGCACGGAAATCGGTCGTCGTCGCGACCTGGGTAATCGGTTTGTTCTATGTCATGACGCTCTTCCTTGGCTTCGGGGCCGCGGCATTCGTCGGCGAGAGCGCGATTGTCGAGGCGAATGCCGCGGGCAATATGGCGGCGCCGCTCCTTGCGAGAGCTCTTGGCGGCGAATTTCTGTTCGCCTTCGTCTCGGCGGTCGCATTCGCAACGATTCTGGCCGTTGTTGCCGGTCTGGTGCTCTCTGCGGCATCGGCATTCGCGCACGACTTCTACAGCCATATCGTCCGGAAGGGTAAAGCGAAGGAGAAGGAGCAGATGAAGGCGGCCAAGCTTGCTTCCGTCGGCGTTGCGGTGATCTCGATCCTGCTCGCGTTGTTTGCGCAGAAGCTGAATGTCGCATTCCTGGTGGCTTTGGCTTTTGCCGTGGCGGCCAGCGCGAACCTGCCTGTTCTCGTATTCACCGTATTCTGGAGGAGATTCAATACCTCGGGAGCGGTGACCGGAATGCTCGTGGGTCTGCTGAGCGCGCTCATTCTTGTAGCGGTCAGTCCCAATGTATGGAGTCCGGATCCGGGCAAAGCGATTTTCACCGGCACTCCGCTCATCACCCTCACGAACCCCGGCATCATCTCGATCCCGTTGGGGTTCCTCGGGGCGTTTGTGGGCACTTTTCTCTCCTCGAAGCGTAATGATGCGAAATTCGATGAAATACTGGTGAAGGCGAACACGGGTATTCGCGAGCTGACATAG
- a CDS encoding DUF485 domain-containing protein — translation MNKGRLSYSEVARSELFRRLMAKKKRFIIPMTLFFLAFYITLPVMTSYFDVLNREAVGSITWAWIFAFSQFIMTWVLCYLYTRKSVEFDALSEELKRQVQHNTKEG, via the coding sequence TTGAACAAAGGCCGTCTGAGTTACAGCGAGGTGGCAAGGTCGGAGCTTTTCCGCAGGCTGATGGCAAAGAAAAAACGGTTTATTATCCCGATGACACTGTTCTTCCTGGCGTTTTACATTACTCTTCCGGTTATGACATCTTACTTCGATGTCTTGAACCGGGAGGCTGTCGGCTCGATAACGTGGGCATGGATCTTTGCTTTCTCCCAATTTATCATGACGTGGGTATTGTGCTATCTCTACACGAGAAAATCGGTTGAATTCGATGCGCTTAGCGAAGAGCTTAAACGGCAGGTACAACATAACACAAAGGAGGGATAA
- a CDS encoding helix-turn-helix domain-containing protein → MADQKKKCSATMDGCPVETTLDVIGGKWKGIILYHLIGGTKRFNEFRRLYPRLTQFMLTLQLRELERDGIIHREVYREVPPKVEYSLTEFGRTLEPIILGMKKWGESHKPRLDEARTQTNEA, encoded by the coding sequence ATGGCGGATCAAAAAAAGAAATGCAGTGCGACAATGGACGGATGTCCAGTCGAAACAACTCTGGATGTTATAGGAGGGAAATGGAAAGGGATAATTCTCTATCATCTTATTGGCGGCACGAAGCGATTTAATGAATTCCGGCGGCTTTATCCCAGACTTACGCAGTTTATGCTTACCTTACAGCTGCGGGAGCTTGAACGGGACGGTATTATTCACCGGGAAGTGTACAGAGAAGTTCCACCGAAAGTGGAATACTCGCTGACTGAGTTCGGAAGAACGCTGGAACCGATCATATTAGGGATGAAGAAGTGGGGGGAGTCCCATAAGCCCAGACTTGACGAAGCCCGAACGCAAACGAATGAGGCTTGA
- a CDS encoding zinc-binding alcohol dehydrogenase family protein: protein MNSHQTMKAVGFYRTLPLSDPESLIDLELEKPLPTGQDLLVEVKAISVNPADVKVRARGNDDHETPKIIGWDAAGIVVQVGPECTLFKPGDEVYYAGSVVRPGCNSEFQLVDEQIVGRKPVSLDFSQAAAMPLTSITAWEGLHDRLGISHNEQENRGKTILIIGASGGVGSIATQLAKLAGLTVIGTSSRAESSQWAREHGADFIINHRKEFAPQLGELGFEKVDYIFCLNDTAGHWDNMAEVIAPQGKICSIVPAEHPLNLDLIFFKSVSFHWELMFTRSQFQTHDRIEQHHLLNKISELIDSGKVKTTLTQRLEPINAANLRLAHEKLLAGDMIGKLVLERF from the coding sequence ATGAACAGTCATCAAACAATGAAGGCAGTGGGCTTTTACCGTACTCTTCCATTATCCGATCCTGAAAGTCTTATTGATCTCGAACTGGAAAAGCCTTTGCCGACAGGCCAGGACCTCTTGGTGGAAGTGAAAGCCATATCCGTGAACCCGGCCGATGTGAAGGTTCGGGCAAGGGGCAACGACGATCATGAAACTCCCAAAATCATCGGCTGGGATGCAGCCGGAATAGTAGTACAGGTGGGACCCGAATGTACGTTATTTAAGCCCGGAGATGAAGTCTATTACGCAGGGAGCGTGGTTCGTCCCGGCTGTAACAGCGAATTCCAACTGGTGGATGAGCAGATTGTGGGGAGAAAACCGGTAAGTCTGGATTTTTCGCAAGCCGCAGCTATGCCGCTCACTTCCATTACCGCTTGGGAGGGGCTGCACGACCGCTTGGGAATCAGCCATAACGAACAAGAGAATCGGGGCAAAACAATTCTAATCATCGGCGCATCGGGCGGCGTCGGCTCCATTGCGACTCAGCTGGCCAAGCTCGCGGGGTTGACGGTTATCGGTACGTCATCGAGAGCGGAATCGTCCCAGTGGGCCAGAGAGCACGGAGCGGATTTCATTATCAACCATAGGAAGGAGTTCGCTCCCCAGCTGGGGGAACTTGGCTTCGAGAAGGTCGATTATATATTCTGCCTGAACGATACAGCCGGTCATTGGGACAATATGGCTGAGGTGATCGCTCCGCAAGGAAAAATATGCTCCATCGTTCCTGCCGAGCATCCGCTTAATCTTGACTTGATCTTCTTCAAGAGCGTGTCGTTTCACTGGGAGCTAATGTTTACAAGATCCCAATTCCAAACGCATGACAGGATTGAGCAGCACCATCTATTAAACAAGATATCCGAACTGATCGATTCCGGTAAAGTGAAGACGACTTTGACTCAGCGGCTGGAACCGATCAATGCGGCCAATCTGCGCTTGGCGCATGAGAAATTGCTCGCCGGAGACATGATCGGCAAGCTGGTGTTGGAGCGGTTTTAA